A region of the Candidatus Omnitrophota bacterium genome:
ACTACCCCGGAAATAGGGCTTTCCACGCCGGATATCTCAAAGGTCAACCCGACCTCATCGCGGTCGATCCAGGCGATCACGTCGCCTTTAATAACCTGGTCGCCTTCCTGCTTTACCTTTTCAACGATCTTACCGGTCACCTTGGGATATATATACGCCTCTTCCTGGGCTTTTACATTAGCCACATAATCAATATATTCCTGGATATTCCCCGGTTTGACCATTACCGCTTTTACCGGGATGGTATCCGGGACAACGCTTTTGCTGGAGGCGCTGTCATTCTGACCGCACCCCGGGGCGTTCAACAAAATACAAAGAATGAAAACAGCCGCAGATAATTTGTTCCGCATCACACCCCTCCTTGGGCTTTATTAAACACCGCCCGGGCGATCATATAATCATAATCAGCCTGGATTTTATTGAATAAGGACACGTCGTAACTAAGCTGCGCGTCATGCAACTCAAGCCCGCTGGCCTGTCCGGCTGCGTATTTATCTTTGATCACCGCCAGGTTATCCCGAAAAACTTCGTTCTGCGAATTCACGCTTTTTACCTCTTCGATCGCGTTCTTCAGGTCAAGATACGCGACCTTCAATTCCAAGGCAATATCCCTGATATTTTTCTCGCTTAAAAGGCGGGTCTGCCTTAAATCCACGATAGCCTGTTCGACCTTCGCTCTGGTCAGCCAGCCGTCAAATATCGGCCATGAGACCGTTACCCCTATGATATTGTAATCGTTCGGATTCCGGGTTGTGCCGGCAGAAAGATGCGATTGGCTGTAATAATCCCAAGAGGCGTAAACGCTGGGGCGGGTGTCCGCTTTAACTGCCTCAATATTCTTTTCATCGGCTTTTGCCTGGGCCTCGTATTGCCGAATCTCCGGCCTTTGCCGCATCGCATCCAGGAAAGCCTCATCATAAGCCATCTCCACCGGTTCATAATAAAATGCCCCGCTTATTTTCAGATCAACATCCTTATCGATAAACAGGATGTTCTTAAGGGTTTCCCGGGCCGCTTCTACCTGGCTCAAGGAAGCCGCGTAGGCCCGGTTTACTTCGTCCAATGACGATCTCATCTTTAACACATCCGACCGGGAAACCTCTCCCGCGTTAAAACGGGCGTTGATATAATCCAGGTGTTCTCTTGTATTACCGGTTATCCCTTTATTTACGGCGGCGTATTCATCGGCCAGCAAAAAAGCGTAAAACGCCTTCCTGGTCATTAGAACCGTCTCTAATTTAGCCCTGTCCAGAACAGCCTCGGCTACGGCGTAAGAATATTCCCCGGATTTTACGGCGTTCATCACTTTACCACCGGTGTAAATATACTGCTTTACGCCGATCTGGCCCGAAGTGACCCCCACATCCTTTGAATATAATCCCCGCGTTTCAGTGAATCCGGCCTTGGCGGTAAAGCTGGGCAAAAGGCCGGCCCGGGCTTCGGCGATCATCGCTTTTGCTTTCTTAAGATCCTCCGATTTAAGCAGCAGGCCGCGGTTGGCGCTCAAGGCGATACTGACCGCCTCATCCAGAGTCAAGGTAACCTCGTCTGCCTTCACCCCTGAAAAAGGCAATAATAAAAAAACTATCAATATAGCGTAAAAATGGCTTTTCCTCATTATTTACCGGCTTCCTGCTCGTGCATCAATATCTCTCCAATTCGGGTGATTGTTTTTAGGAAATTCGCGCGTTCCTCTTCCGACACCTTACCGAAGATATCGATCACGTTCTGCTTTTTCTGCTTGTTCAATTTATTGGCCAGGTCGCCGCCTTTAGGTTGGAGCCTGATCTTGATTACCCTTCTGTCTTTTTCATCATAGACCCGCTGGGTATATCCGGATTTTACAAGCCTGCCGACTATACCCGTGGCAGCCGCGGTAGTCACCCCCAGGGCGCGGGCGATATCGGTCATTCTGGATTCATTCCGGCATTGAAGCATATTAAGAATAAAGAACTGCGGTAGAGTAATATGGCCGCTGGCCAGCTCATTAGCCTCCCGCCTGATCATCCCTCTGGTGATCCCCGGCATTAACCTACAAAGCTTATCTGCGAATTCGGACAAAGGCATATGCGCCATCTGTGCCCCCGGATATTGTTAACTATATTAATTATTAGTAACATTAAAAACTTAGCATATTAACTGTTATATGTCAAGTTTTTTGTGCCCGCGATCCGGGATTACAGCAGGGTGGGGAGGGTATCAATGGGCGGATTCGAACAATATTTCGCACTTGGTGATCTTGGGGATCATTTCATAATGCGCTCCGTCGATCATAACCTCAAACGGCTTTGTCGTCCTGGCA
Encoded here:
- a CDS encoding TolC family protein, whose translation is MRKSHFYAILIVFLLLPFSGVKADEVTLTLDEAVSIALSANRGLLLKSEDLKKAKAMIAEARAGLLPSFTAKAGFTETRGLYSKDVGVTSGQIGVKQYIYTGGKVMNAVKSGEYSYAVAEAVLDRAKLETVLMTRKAFYAFLLADEYAAVNKGITGNTREHLDYINARFNAGEVSRSDVLKMRSSLDEVNRAYAASLSQVEAARETLKNILFIDKDVDLKISGAFYYEPVEMAYDEAFLDAMRQRPEIRQYEAQAKADEKNIEAVKADTRPSVYASWDYYSQSHLSAGTTRNPNDYNIIGVTVSWPIFDGWLTRAKVEQAIVDLRQTRLLSEKNIRDIALELKVAYLDLKNAIEEVKSVNSQNEVFRDNLAVIKDKYAAGQASGLELHDAQLSYDVSLFNKIQADYDYMIARAVFNKAQGGV
- a CDS encoding MarR family transcriptional regulator, giving the protein MAHMPLSEFADKLCRLMPGITRGMIRREANELASGHITLPQFFILNMLQCRNESRMTDIARALGVTTAAATGIVGRLVKSGYTQRVYDEKDRRVIKIRLQPKGGDLANKLNKQKKQNVIDIFGKVSEEERANFLKTITRIGEILMHEQEAGK